From Haloglomus litoreum, the proteins below share one genomic window:
- a CDS encoding threonyl-tRNA synthetase editing domain-containing protein: protein MRVLDVHAEHCSFETVAAPPAEDAPDPEAATPEPADDAPPAPREGGFDDCLAALVAVEGDDAHDPDAVAAEAADHLVDRAADLRLSRVLVYPCPALSERPTDHGTSVECCRALARALDERGDDLDVLRAPVGWHHALTLSTAGHPFAESVTRFTGEVEVRKMESEWTVVVDGERRDVEAARPDLDADTCEAFELAMEGPTVDHLLARGEWDDGQPSLVEPDGLGGRRLLPAGRLVHDLLADRVHDRLLDAGAAPIETGVTYDPSDPETARLLGAFTTVDAYPGQGARLRPSARLGALALLRDADLRPVDCPLRLAETGPVERAWGGATVPTAHAVTADRDGGWAALVEFAGLVVALHRECGLDAVPVCYADGGVPPDRLDEVAAALDRPLLVHRDAAADDGSARVRLEFHDARRDPGDVPHVRLDPGLAERAGIAFEGGDDGPDGDGSRSGPARVRPVVVDCEPFGSLDAARAALWESPPVWLAPTQVRFVTVDADHRDRATTLADEVTGAGLRADVDDRALPVGERLDRAARDRVPFVVVVGDRETDAAALTVWDRRAGTERSLSDGALVTLVEDAVDGFPRRARYLPPFVTDGPLGGTMVGRKGAGGEE, encoded by the coding sequence ATGCGCGTCCTCGACGTCCACGCGGAGCACTGCTCGTTCGAGACGGTCGCGGCACCGCCCGCCGAGGACGCCCCCGACCCCGAGGCAGCGACCCCCGAACCGGCCGACGACGCCCCCCCGGCGCCCCGCGAGGGTGGGTTCGACGACTGTCTCGCCGCCCTCGTCGCCGTCGAGGGCGACGACGCCCACGACCCCGACGCCGTCGCGGCCGAGGCCGCCGACCACCTCGTCGACCGGGCCGCGGACCTCCGGCTCTCGCGGGTGCTGGTGTACCCGTGTCCCGCGCTGAGCGAGCGGCCGACCGACCACGGGACGAGTGTCGAGTGCTGTCGGGCACTCGCGCGGGCGCTCGACGAGCGCGGGGACGACCTCGACGTGCTCCGTGCCCCCGTCGGCTGGCACCACGCCCTCACGCTTTCGACCGCCGGCCATCCGTTCGCCGAGTCGGTGACCCGCTTCACGGGGGAGGTCGAGGTTCGGAAGATGGAGTCCGAGTGGACCGTCGTCGTCGACGGCGAGCGCCGCGATGTCGAGGCCGCACGCCCGGACCTTGACGCGGACACGTGCGAGGCGTTCGAACTCGCGATGGAAGGGCCCACCGTCGACCACCTCCTCGCGCGCGGCGAGTGGGACGACGGCCAGCCGTCGCTCGTCGAGCCGGATGGGCTCGGCGGCCGTCGGCTGCTCCCGGCCGGCCGGCTGGTCCACGACCTGCTGGCCGACCGGGTCCACGACCGCCTGCTCGACGCGGGCGCCGCGCCCATCGAGACCGGCGTCACGTACGACCCCTCGGACCCGGAGACGGCGCGCCTGCTGGGCGCGTTCACGACCGTCGACGCGTACCCGGGCCAGGGGGCACGGCTCCGCCCCTCCGCGCGACTCGGCGCCCTCGCCCTCCTCCGGGACGCCGACCTCCGGCCCGTGGACTGCCCGCTCCGGCTGGCCGAGACCGGTCCCGTCGAGCGTGCCTGGGGCGGGGCGACCGTCCCGACCGCGCACGCGGTCACCGCCGACCGCGACGGGGGCTGGGCGGCGCTCGTCGAGTTCGCCGGACTCGTCGTGGCGCTGCACCGCGAGTGCGGCCTCGACGCGGTGCCCGTCTGTTACGCCGACGGCGGCGTCCCGCCGGACCGGCTCGACGAGGTCGCCGCGGCGCTCGACCGGCCGTTGCTGGTCCACCGGGACGCCGCCGCGGACGACGGCTCGGCGCGGGTCCGCCTCGAGTTCCACGACGCCCGGCGCGACCCCGGCGACGTACCCCACGTCCGACTCGACCCCGGGCTCGCGGAGCGCGCGGGAATCGCGTTCGAGGGAGGGGATGACGGGCCCGACGGAGACGGGAGTCGGAGCGGGCCCGCTCGCGTCCGCCCGGTCGTCGTCGACTGCGAGCCGTTCGGGAGCCTCGACGCCGCCCGCGCGGCGCTCTGGGAATCGCCCCCGGTCTGGCTCGCCCCGACACAGGTCCGGTTCGTCACGGTCGACGCCGACCACCGCGACCGGGCGACGACGCTGGCGGACGAGGTGACCGGGGCCGGCCTCCGCGCCGACGTGGACGACCGCGCCCTGCCGGTCGGCGAGCGCCTCGACCGGGCCGCGCGCGACCGGGTACCGTTCGTCGTCGTGGTCGGGGACCGCGAGACCGACGCGGCGGCCCTGACGGTCTGGGACCGACGGGCGGGGACGGAGCGGTCGCTCTCTGACGGGGCGCTCGTGACGCTCGTCGAGGACGCGGTCGACGGGTTCCCCCGACGGGCGCGGTACCTGCCGCCGTTCGTCACGGACGGCCCGCTCGGCGGGACGATGGTCGGGAGGAAGGGAGCCGGCGGCGAGGAGTAG
- a CDS encoding HTH domain-containing protein, which produces MSASTASSTDRPAVTAVHLFVRSLSPDVDGGRVEEIVARLDDLAEPIDATVHVWGNAVGLEGPLAKTPSARFVLEEVADFRDWADRNGAELVGFETREANCAFTDRNCRMLCLPTVALAATHGDDLVAVAPVRLDGDLVTVDDLLSAVIPARKPLPAR; this is translated from the coding sequence ATGTCCGCGAGCACAGCCTCCAGTACCGACCGCCCGGCAGTGACGGCCGTCCATCTGTTCGTCCGCTCGCTCTCGCCCGACGTCGACGGCGGACGGGTCGAGGAGATCGTCGCCCGGCTGGACGACCTCGCCGAGCCCATCGACGCGACCGTCCACGTCTGGGGGAACGCGGTGGGGCTGGAGGGGCCGCTCGCGAAGACGCCGTCGGCCCGGTTCGTCCTCGAGGAGGTCGCCGACTTCCGCGACTGGGCCGACCGAAACGGGGCCGAACTGGTCGGCTTCGAGACCCGGGAGGCGAACTGCGCGTTCACCGACCGTAACTGCCGGATGCTCTGCCTCCCGACCGTGGCGCTGGCGGCCACCCACGGTGACGACCTCGTGGCGGTCGCCCCGGTCCGGCTCGACGGCGACCTCGTCACCGTCGACGACCTGCTCTCGGCGGTGATCCCGGCCCGGAAGCCGCTCCCCGCCCGCTGA
- a CDS encoding class I adenylate-forming enzyme family protein — protein MKYHRQEPLRHVGDIPAMGADRYGEKRALEYRGEEYSYADLDRRADQVANALVELGVEPGDRVAMYIANSLQFPETFFGIVRTGAVAVPLNHRMDKGRLEYILDDAGVDVLVGSEVFPSVVKDLSAHVETALIPGGNEDAGLLDYDEHVDEAAAEFDRPDRDFEDVCLQCYTSGTTGDPKGVLTTHRNVLSTSQSYTETGAGDPEESTTLLVLPLFHMYGLSVVLINGLYNGVDIVLKTLPVASALLGAIDEHDVTQFAGIPAIFIEMLNEYESNPDEYDLESIETVGSGAAPLADDTRDRVEAMFGAQLIEGWGMTETTPAGTTNSVRGVIKGAGCIGRPSPDIELKLVDPVTGETRVEAEWLDPQAPVDITEHVDFDDEETYTGEMAVRGPQVFQGYHNLPEKNEQVFDDEGWFYTDDIARVDEDRFLWMVDRADDMIIVGGENVYPAEVENALFDHPAVAEAAVVGADHEVKGQAPVAFVVLEHDADPDEITERALREFALERVPSYAHPRRVFFVDELPRSGTRKVQRYKLEDEAADRLGGPLSSSEEL, from the coding sequence ATGAAGTACCACCGGCAGGAACCGCTGCGACACGTGGGCGACATCCCGGCGATGGGCGCGGACCGATACGGCGAGAAACGCGCACTGGAGTACCGTGGCGAGGAGTACTCCTACGCCGACCTCGACCGGCGTGCCGACCAGGTGGCGAACGCGCTCGTCGAACTGGGCGTCGAACCGGGCGACCGCGTGGCGATGTACATCGCCAACTCGCTGCAGTTCCCGGAGACGTTCTTCGGCATCGTCCGCACGGGCGCGGTCGCGGTGCCGCTCAACCACCGGATGGACAAGGGCCGGCTGGAGTACATCCTCGACGACGCCGGCGTCGACGTACTGGTGGGCTCGGAGGTGTTCCCCTCGGTCGTGAAGGACCTCTCGGCGCACGTCGAGACGGCGCTCATCCCCGGCGGGAACGAGGACGCCGGCCTGCTGGACTACGACGAGCACGTCGACGAGGCGGCGGCGGAGTTCGACCGGCCCGACCGCGACTTCGAGGACGTCTGTCTGCAGTGCTACACCTCCGGCACCACCGGCGACCCGAAGGGGGTCCTGACGACGCACCGGAACGTCCTCTCGACGTCGCAGTCGTACACGGAGACGGGCGCGGGTGACCCCGAGGAGAGCACGACCCTGCTCGTCCTGCCGCTGTTCCACATGTACGGGCTGAGCGTCGTCCTGATCAACGGGCTCTACAACGGCGTCGACATCGTCCTCAAGACCCTCCCCGTCGCCTCGGCGCTCCTGGGGGCCATCGACGAGCACGACGTGACGCAGTTCGCGGGCATCCCGGCCATCTTCATCGAGATGCTCAACGAGTACGAGTCCAACCCCGACGAGTACGACCTCGAAAGCATCGAGACGGTCGGGTCGGGGGCCGCGCCCCTCGCGGACGACACCCGCGACCGCGTCGAGGCGATGTTCGGCGCCCAGCTCATCGAGGGCTGGGGGATGACCGAGACCACGCCCGCCGGCACGACGAACTCCGTCCGGGGCGTCATCAAGGGCGCCGGCTGTATCGGCCGGCCGAGCCCCGATATCGAACTCAAACTCGTCGACCCCGTGACGGGCGAGACCCGCGTCGAGGCCGAGTGGCTCGATCCCCAGGCGCCCGTCGATATCACCGAGCACGTCGACTTCGACGACGAGGAGACCTACACCGGCGAGATGGCCGTGCGGGGTCCGCAGGTGTTCCAGGGCTACCACAACCTGCCGGAGAAGAACGAGCAGGTGTTCGACGACGAGGGCTGGTTCTACACGGACGACATCGCACGCGTCGACGAGGACCGCTTCCTCTGGATGGTCGACCGCGCCGACGACATGATCATCGTCGGCGGGGAGAACGTCTACCCCGCCGAGGTGGAGAACGCGCTGTTCGACCACCCCGCCGTCGCGGAGGCCGCCGTCGTCGGCGCCGACCACGAGGTGAAGGGCCAGGCGCCGGTCGCGTTCGTCGTCCTCGAACACGACGCGGACCCCGACGAGATAACGGAGCGCGCGCTCCGGGAGTTCGCGCTCGAACGGGTGCCCTCGTACGCCCACCCCCGCCGGGTGTTCTTCGTGGACGAACTCCCGCGCTCGGGCACGCGCAAGGTCCAGCGCTACAAGCTGGAGGACGAGGCCGCCGACCGGCTGGGTGGACCGCTCTCCTCCAGCGAGGAGCTGTAG
- a CDS encoding PaaI family thioesterase has protein sequence MPDDANGPDPAHFRALEEMYHQAPCNDRLDPTLSIDTAEASVEFDVDASTHHAAGGMHGSYYFKALDDAAFFAVNSLVEDVFVLTTGFDVHLERPVSEGTVRAEGVVVNANPNQLLASAIAEDDDGNEIARGTGRFARSRVELDESVGYVRE, from the coding sequence ATGCCCGACGACGCCAACGGTCCGGACCCGGCCCACTTCCGCGCACTCGAGGAGATGTACCACCAGGCGCCCTGCAACGACCGCCTCGACCCGACGCTCAGCATCGACACGGCCGAGGCGTCCGTCGAGTTCGACGTCGACGCGTCCACCCACCACGCCGCGGGCGGAATGCACGGCTCGTACTACTTCAAGGCGCTCGACGATGCGGCCTTCTTCGCCGTCAACTCGCTCGTCGAGGACGTGTTCGTCCTGACGACGGGGTTCGACGTCCACCTCGAGCGCCCCGTCAGCGAGGGCACCGTCCGCGCGGAGGGGGTCGTGGTCAACGCGAACCCGAACCAGTTGCTCGCGAGCGCCATCGCCGAGGACGACGACGGGAACGAGATCGCCCGCGGAACCGGCCGATTCGCCCGGAGTCGCGTCGAACTGGACGAGAGCGTCGGCTACGTTCGGGAGTAG
- the cmk gene encoding (d)CMP kinase — MLITISGPAGSGKSTAAAGLAEALGYEHVSGGDIFRALADERGMTPLELNRAAEEDDTIDRDLDRRLRETAAERDDLVLESRLAGWMAGEHADFKMWLNAPLAVRAQRIAEREDKAVDRAREETRARAESEATRYREYYGIDIEDLSIYDLVLNTSRLDPDGVVGALRAVVEAYTPEGDEGKTPVEGIRYEF, encoded by the coding sequence ATGTTGATTACCATCTCCGGCCCTGCGGGCAGTGGGAAGTCCACTGCGGCGGCCGGACTCGCCGAGGCGCTCGGCTACGAGCACGTCAGCGGTGGTGACATCTTCCGGGCGCTCGCCGACGAGCGGGGGATGACGCCGCTCGAACTCAACCGGGCGGCCGAGGAGGACGACACCATCGACCGCGACCTCGACCGCCGACTGCGCGAGACGGCCGCCGAGCGCGACGACCTCGTCCTCGAATCGCGACTGGCCGGCTGGATGGCCGGCGAGCACGCCGACTTCAAGATGTGGCTGAACGCACCGCTGGCCGTCCGGGCACAGCGCATCGCCGAGCGCGAGGACAAGGCCGTCGACCGGGCCCGCGAGGAGACCCGCGCCCGCGCCGAGTCCGAGGCCACCCGCTACCGCGAGTACTACGGCATCGACATCGAGGACCTCTCCATCTACGACCTCGTCCTGAACACCTCGCGGCTCGACCCCGACGGCGTCGTCGGCGCGCTCCGTGCCGTCGTCGAGGCGTACACCCCCGAGGGCGACGAGGGCAAGACCCCCGTCGAGGGCATCCGGTACGAGTTCTGA
- a CDS encoding RNA-guided pseudouridylation complex pseudouridine synthase subunit Cbf5, with the protein MPDDADATDGADAAGDPDAADPDAAADLRPAPDERSVPELLAFGVVNLDKPPGPSAHQVAAWARDLADDALAASGADARVDRAAHAGTLDPKVTGCLPLMLGDATRLAQAFDDADKEYVSVLELHRSAPTDLEETVAEFEGPLLQKPPRKSAVSRRLRTRTVHDLDLLEREDRRALLRIECEAGTYVRKLCHDLGLALGTGANMGDLRRTATGTFDDTDLVTLHDYIDALAVWREAGHEGPIREVVAPAERTLDHLPRVTVAESAAHQVATGAPVYAPGVLGIDAPDEGPNAGDLPEPGDGEDAPLVAGYVPSGTAVCLGRLVGDPEAERGEVVALERVLV; encoded by the coding sequence ATGCCCGACGACGCCGACGCGACGGATGGCGCCGACGCGGCGGGCGACCCCGACGCGGCCGACCCCGACGCGGCGGCCGACCTCCGGCCCGCCCCCGACGAGCGGTCGGTGCCGGAACTGCTCGCGTTCGGCGTCGTCAACCTCGACAAGCCGCCCGGCCCCTCTGCCCACCAGGTCGCGGCCTGGGCCCGCGACCTCGCCGACGACGCGCTCGCCGCCAGCGGTGCCGACGCCCGGGTCGACCGCGCGGCCCACGCGGGCACGCTCGACCCGAAGGTGACGGGCTGTCTGCCGCTCATGCTCGGGGACGCGACGCGGCTGGCGCAGGCGTTCGACGACGCCGACAAGGAGTACGTCTCGGTGCTGGAACTCCACCGCTCTGCGCCCACCGACCTCGAGGAGACCGTCGCCGAGTTCGAGGGGCCGCTGCTCCAGAAGCCGCCCCGGAAGTCCGCGGTGAGCCGCCGCCTGCGCACCCGGACGGTCCACGACCTCGACCTGCTCGAACGCGAGGACCGGCGGGCGCTGCTGCGTATCGAGTGCGAGGCCGGCACGTACGTCCGGAAACTATGTCACGACCTCGGACTGGCGCTCGGCACCGGCGCGAACATGGGCGACCTCCGCCGGACCGCGACCGGGACCTTCGACGACACCGACCTCGTCACGCTCCACGACTACATCGACGCGCTGGCGGTCTGGCGCGAGGCCGGCCACGAGGGCCCCATCCGCGAGGTCGTCGCGCCCGCAGAGCGAACGCTCGACCACCTCCCGCGCGTGACCGTCGCGGAGAGCGCCGCCCATCAGGTGGCCACCGGCGCGCCCGTCTACGCACCCGGCGTGCTCGGCATCGACGCCCCCGATGAGGGGCCGAACGCTGGCGACCTGCCCGAACCGGGCGACGGCGAGGACGCGCCGCTCGTGGCCGGCTACGTCCCGAGCGGCACGGCCGTCTGCCTCGGTCGGCTCGTCGGCGACCCCGAGGCCGAACGGGGCGAGGTCGTCGCACTCGAGCGCGTACTCGTCTGA
- a CDS encoding mechanosensitive ion channel family protein produces the protein MLPALPLQTLGQRIDTLVNNLTAGAVAFAGDLLVFIATVVVFYLLGRIVVVPVVTRLLQARDIDPTLAKPARKVTLAAVVFVAIAIGFAIAGFGNLLTSLATIAAALTLAIGFASQDIIGNLVAGVFLIADPKVRIGDWVEWSDKKGVIEDISFRVSRVRTFNNELVTVPNSELANTAIINPVAKDKLRVPFTFGVGYSDDLDHAQDVILEEAERHEEILDEPAPSTRVTELADSYVGIQSRFWIANPSRADWAKVRSEYVQAVKERCDAEEIDMPYPHQQLLGGIDVEMEGAAVEAPADD, from the coding sequence ATGCTCCCTGCCCTGCCGCTGCAGACGCTGGGTCAACGCATCGACACGCTGGTCAACAACCTCACGGCCGGGGCGGTCGCGTTCGCGGGTGACCTGCTCGTCTTCATCGCGACCGTCGTGGTGTTCTACCTGCTCGGGCGGATCGTCGTCGTCCCGGTGGTGACCCGACTCCTGCAGGCCCGCGACATCGACCCGACGCTGGCGAAGCCGGCGCGGAAGGTGACGCTCGCGGCGGTCGTCTTCGTCGCCATCGCCATCGGGTTCGCCATCGCGGGCTTTGGCAACCTCCTCACGTCGCTGGCGACCATCGCGGCGGCGCTCACCCTCGCCATCGGCTTCGCCTCGCAGGACATCATCGGGAACCTCGTCGCCGGCGTCTTCCTCATCGCGGACCCGAAGGTCCGCATCGGCGACTGGGTCGAGTGGTCGGACAAGAAGGGGGTCATCGAGGACATCAGCTTCCGCGTCTCCCGGGTGCGGACGTTCAACAACGAACTCGTGACGGTCCCGAACTCGGAACTCGCGAACACGGCCATCATCAACCCGGTCGCGAAGGACAAGCTCCGCGTGCCGTTCACCTTCGGTGTCGGCTACAGTGACGACCTCGACCACGCACAGGATGTCATCCTCGAGGAGGCCGAGCGCCACGAGGAGATCCTCGACGAGCCCGCCCCCTCGACGCGTGTGACCGAACTCGCGGACTCGTACGTCGGCATCCAGTCGCGGTTCTGGATCGCGAACCCCTCGCGGGCGGACTGGGCGAAGGTCCGCTCGGAGTACGTCCAGGCGGTCAAGGAGCGCTGTGACGCCGAGGAGATCGACATGCCGTACCCCCACCAGCAGCTGCTCGGCGGCATCGACGTGGAGATGGAGGGCGCGGCGGTGGAGGCGCCCGCGGACGACTGA
- a CDS encoding DUF7522 family protein codes for MRPTPDAITDEFRTDLGDELRMVAQYDADGLEVLYVRDDVDRRRSDVEFESLHEELLRENRSRTEFEGQFNSGPLRSAMLGFEEFVAFHFISTDDTGYVVTVEPDTTMNITEFVRKFETTARVKSALGNIVFQHTEVHVECPRCGGRHTISTPEAGPDSSYYCLDCDQSFN; via the coding sequence ATGCGCCCGACCCCCGACGCGATCACCGACGAGTTCCGGACCGATCTCGGCGACGAACTCCGGATGGTCGCCCAGTACGATGCCGACGGCCTCGAAGTGCTGTACGTGCGCGACGACGTCGACCGTCGGCGGTCCGACGTGGAGTTCGAATCCCTCCACGAGGAACTCCTCCGCGAGAACCGGTCCAGGACGGAGTTCGAGGGGCAGTTCAACTCCGGGCCGCTCCGGAGCGCGATGCTCGGGTTCGAGGAGTTCGTGGCCTTCCACTTCATCAGCACCGACGACACGGGCTACGTGGTGACCGTCGAGCCCGACACGACGATGAACATCACCGAGTTCGTCCGGAAGTTCGAGACGACAGCCCGGGTCAAGTCGGCACTCGGGAACATCGTCTTCCAGCACACGGAGGTCCATGTCGAGTGCCCGCGCTGTGGCGGGCGGCACACCATCTCGACGCCAGAGGCCGGCCCGGATTCCTCGTATTACTGCCTCGATTGCGATCAGTCGTTCAACTGA
- a CDS encoding zinc-dependent alcohol dehydrogenase family protein, with amino-acid sequence MHAAVLREHGEPLDVTEVDPPEPDPEGVVVEVEACGICRSDWHGWQGEWGWLGLETSPGQILGHEPAGRVVSVGPEVERVREGDHVAIPFTLGDGSCEECRTGHGNTCENTQALGFVESAPGAFAELLHVPHADHNIVHLPDGVSSTDMAGLGCRFMTAFHGLAHQAPVAAGDWVAVHGCGGVGLSAVHIADALGANVVAVDLDDDKLATAAELGATETINAGTTERVPREIKGISDGGCHVSVDALGIEETCRNSILGLGKRGTHVQIGLTSAAEGGDISVPSDLMVMQEIEFVGSLGLPPTRYDEIFRMVATGKIDPGAVVGETVGLEDVSDKLAAMTDFETEGIPVVDSF; translated from the coding sequence ATGCACGCAGCAGTCCTGCGAGAACACGGTGAACCACTGGACGTGACCGAGGTCGACCCCCCGGAGCCGGACCCGGAGGGCGTCGTCGTCGAGGTCGAGGCGTGTGGCATCTGCCGGTCGGACTGGCACGGCTGGCAGGGCGAGTGGGGCTGGCTCGGCCTGGAGACCTCACCGGGGCAGATCCTCGGGCACGAGCCCGCGGGCCGGGTCGTCTCGGTCGGGCCGGAGGTCGAGCGGGTCCGCGAGGGCGACCACGTCGCCATCCCGTTCACGCTGGGCGACGGCTCCTGCGAGGAGTGTCGCACCGGGCACGGGAACACCTGCGAGAACACGCAGGCGCTCGGGTTCGTCGAGAGCGCCCCCGGCGCGTTCGCAGAACTCCTCCACGTTCCCCACGCCGACCACAACATCGTCCACCTGCCCGACGGCGTCTCCTCGACGGACATGGCGGGGCTGGGGTGTCGGTTCATGACCGCGTTCCACGGCCTCGCCCACCAGGCCCCCGTCGCGGCGGGTGACTGGGTGGCGGTCCACGGCTGCGGCGGCGTCGGCCTCTCGGCGGTCCACATCGCCGACGCGCTGGGCGCGAACGTCGTCGCGGTCGACCTCGACGACGACAAGCTCGCGACGGCGGCCGAACTGGGCGCGACCGAGACCATCAACGCCGGCACGACCGAGCGCGTCCCCCGCGAGATCAAGGGCATCTCCGACGGCGGCTGCCACGTCTCCGTCGACGCGCTCGGCATCGAGGAGACCTGCCGGAACTCCATCCTCGGCCTGGGCAAGCGCGGCACGCACGTCCAGATCGGCCTGACCTCGGCGGCCGAGGGTGGGGACATCTCGGTCCCCTCGGACCTGATGGTGATGCAGGAGATCGAGTTCGTCGGCTCGCTGGGCCTGCCGCCGACGCGCTACGACGAGATCTTCCGGATGGTCGCCACCGGCAAGATCGACCCCGGTGCCGTCGTCGGTGAGACCGTCGGGCTGGAGGACGTGAGCGACAAACTGGCGGCGATGACCGACTTCGAGACCGAGGGCATCCCGGTCGTCGACTCGTTCTGA
- a CDS encoding SAM-dependent methyltransferase, protein MPGNTESNGEGPAAWWNERYESEDMPWDTGEPQSALVDAVAEHGLSGRVLDIGCGTGTHALWAAERGHPAVGVDISERGIERAQARAADRDLDVRFQVGNALDLDDDLGTFGTVLDSGLFHAFEADGHATYAAEVAEILESGGRLFLVGFGPGAPTDFGPVPMSPADVRRAFADGWRELVCREATFETRAMDVSGLLAVFERD, encoded by the coding sequence GTGCCGGGGAACACCGAGTCCAACGGCGAGGGGCCGGCAGCGTGGTGGAACGAGCGCTACGAGTCGGAGGATATGCCCTGGGACACCGGCGAACCCCAGTCCGCACTCGTCGACGCAGTCGCGGAGCACGGGCTCTCGGGGCGGGTCCTCGACATCGGCTGTGGGACCGGGACGCACGCGCTGTGGGCCGCCGAGCGCGGCCACCCGGCCGTCGGCGTCGACATCTCCGAGCGGGGCATCGAGCGGGCGCAGGCGCGGGCGGCCGACCGGGATCTCGATGTCAGGTTCCAGGTCGGGAACGCGCTCGACCTCGACGACGATCTCGGGACCTTCGGGACGGTCCTCGACAGCGGCCTGTTCCACGCCTTCGAGGCCGACGGGCACGCCACCTACGCCGCGGAGGTCGCCGAGATACTCGAGTCCGGCGGGCGGTTGTTCCTCGTCGGGTTCGGCCCGGGCGCACCGACGGACTTCGGGCCGGTCCCGATGTCGCCGGCGGACGTGCGCCGGGCGTTCGCGGACGGGTGGCGTGAGCTGGTCTGTCGCGAGGCCACGTTCGAGACCCGTGCGATGGACGTTTCGGGGCTGCTCGCGGTGTTCGAGCGGGACTAG
- a CDS encoding mechanosensitive ion channel family protein: MLSTGEVVLQTVPGVPAYIEETVIGILDFLPQLIGAVIILLIGWLIGRLVARVVRRVTDRTNVDQLVMKTPLGGALGGSEKAVSRSLGRVAAYFIYALAILAAADALAVELLSEWIAAAVSYLPAFVAGALIIVVGFILADFVADVVAHTETVTETGYTEMFADGLRVFLYFVATVIGLGTMGIDVQILNTFAQAAAWGLAAGVALAIGIAFGLGGRDYVAANIGDWLPGRAADTRPTSVGQTDGGEEATD; encoded by the coding sequence ATGCTATCCACAGGTGAGGTCGTACTCCAGACCGTTCCGGGCGTGCCGGCGTACATCGAGGAGACGGTGATCGGCATCCTGGACTTCCTGCCCCAGCTCATCGGCGCGGTAATCATCCTGCTCATCGGGTGGCTGATCGGTCGGCTCGTCGCAAGAGTCGTCCGGCGGGTCACCGACCGGACCAACGTCGACCAGCTCGTCATGAAGACACCGCTCGGCGGCGCGCTGGGTGGGTCGGAGAAGGCGGTCTCGCGGAGCCTCGGTCGCGTGGCGGCCTACTTCATCTACGCGCTGGCGATACTCGCAGCGGCGGACGCGCTCGCCGTCGAACTCCTCTCGGAGTGGATCGCGGCCGCCGTCTCGTACCTGCCGGCGTTCGTGGCTGGCGCGCTCATCATCGTCGTCGGGTTCATCCTCGCCGACTTCGTGGCCGACGTCGTCGCGCACACCGAGACGGTCACGGAGACCGGCTACACCGAGATGTTCGCCGACGGCCTGCGGGTGTTCCTCTACTTCGTCGCGACCGTCATCGGGCTCGGGACGATGGGTATCGACGTGCAGATACTCAACACCTTCGCGCAGGCCGCGGCCTGGGGCCTGGCTGCCGGCGTCGCGCTCGCCATCGGCATCGCGTTCGGCCTCGGCGGCCGGGATTACGTGGCCGCCAACATCGGCGACTGGCTCCCCGGACGCGCGGCCGACACCAGGCCGACCTCGGTGGGCCAGACCGACGGCGGGGAGGAAGCGACCGACTGA
- a CDS encoding 30S ribosomal protein S15, producing MARMHTRRRGSSGSDKPATDEPPEWSDVDADAVEDRVVELAEQGHDPSQIGMKLRDEGVQGTPIPDVKLATDKKVTEILEENDASPEVPEDLYNLLERAVRLREHMDENPGDAQNKRALQNTESKIRRLANYYRGDELDEDFRYTYEFAKELTE from the coding sequence ATGGCACGAATGCACACCCGCCGTCGCGGCTCGTCCGGTTCGGACAAGCCCGCGACCGACGAACCGCCGGAGTGGAGCGACGTGGACGCCGACGCGGTCGAGGACCGCGTCGTCGAACTCGCAGAACAGGGGCACGACCCGTCCCAGATCGGGATGAAGCTGCGCGACGAGGGCGTCCAGGGGACGCCGATTCCCGACGTCAAGCTCGCCACGGACAAGAAGGTCACCGAGATCCTCGAGGAGAACGACGCCTCGCCCGAGGTCCCGGAGGACCTCTACAACCTGCTCGAGCGCGCCGTGCGCCTGCGCGAGCATATGGACGAGAACCCCGGCGACGCGCAGAACAAGCGCGCGCTCCAGAATACGGAGTCGAAGATCCGGCGCCTCGCCAACTACTACCGCGGCGACGAGCTGGACGAGGACTTCAGGTACACGTACGAGTTCGCGAAGGAGCTCACCGAGTAA